The Zingiber officinale cultivar Zhangliang chromosome 9A, Zo_v1.1, whole genome shotgun sequence genome window below encodes:
- the LOC122020606 gene encoding uncharacterized protein LOC122020606: protein MAEARSCDLISNCFQSEEITEESPEVIIPNILDEFLVKIKSDNEILTRKEVEVTLNNHFKDLKETLLEKIDRGNTGGRGGGSSKIALKKIAATVVYIIIFALYVNACLYTHDPAQRLILHGWKKEKKKKRPVASQATAPRMLVGKGL from the exons ATGGCAGAGGCACGAAGTTGCGATCTGATTTCCAACTGTTTTCAGTCCGAGGAGATTACAGAGGAATCCCCAGAAGTGATCATTCCAAATATCCTAGACGAGTTCCTAGTAAAG ATAAAATCAGATAATGAAATACTTACACGGAAAGAAGTAGAGGTGACATTGAATAATCACTTCAAGGATTTAAAGGAAACCCTCCTAGAGAAGATCGACAgag GTAATACTGGTGGAAGAGGAGGAGGATCTTCTAAGATTGCTCTCAAGAAGATAGCTGCTACTGtcgtttatattattatttttgcacTATATGTTAATGCTTGTTTATACACGCATGACCCAGCACAGAGATTGATTTTACATG GatggaagaaagagaagaaaaaaaagaggcCGGTTGCCTCCCAGGCGACTGCACCCCGCATGCTCGTGGGGAAGGGCCTCTAG